The Glycine max cultivar Williams 82 chromosome 17, Glycine_max_v4.0, whole genome shotgun sequence genome contains the following window.
TTGTTATTGTAGGTTTGATTCTTTTGGGGTTCGTAGTTATTGCCATTTTTAAGATCATATACCATTTTAGACAGAAAGAAGAGGACCAAGCAAGGGTGAAGAAGTTCTTAGAGGAATACAGGACAAAAAAGCCTGCAAGATTTACTTATGCTGATGTGAAAAGAATCACAGGTGGTTTTAAAGAGAAGTTAGGGGAAGGAGCTCATGGGGTTGTATTAAGAGGAAAATTTTCAATTGAGATTCTGGTGGCTGTGAAGATCCTCAATAATACAGAGGGAAGAAGGGAAAGAGTTCATCAATGAATTGGAAATTATGGGCAAAATCCACCACATCAATGTGGTTCGTTTGCTTGGCTATTGTGCTAAAGGAATCCATCGTGCTCTGGTCTACAATTTATTTCCAAATGATTCGCTACAAAGCATCATATTTCCACCAGATGATAAGCAGGATTTCCTTGGCTGGGAGAAGCTGCAGAACATTGCTCTTGGTATAGCTAAAGGGATTGAGTATCTTCACCAAGTTTGTAACCATCCCATTATTCACTTTGACATCAATCCTCACAATGTGTTACTTGATGACAACTTCACTCTAACAATTTCTGATTTTGGCTTAGCAAAATTGTGTTCCAAGAATCCTAGTTTGGTGTCCATGACAGCAGCTAGAGGAACCTTGGGATACATTGCACCTGAAGTTTTCTCTAGAAACTTTGGGAATGTCTTATAAGTCTAATATTTATAGTTACAGAATATTGTTAGACATGTCTTCTCCACAAGATTTCCATGTGTTGTATCCAGATTGGATGCATGACCTAGTTCATCGAGATGTGCATATCCATGTTGAGGATGACGGTGATGTTAAAATTGCATAGAAACTAGCAATTGTTGGACTTTGGTGCATTCAGTGGCAGCCATTGAATTTtccatccataaaatctgtcaTACAAATTGTTGTGGAAGTGATGAAGAACAAACAAGAATAGCAGCAGCAGATGCAGCAGAAAGTTATGTCACACACGATGTTGCAACaaaattgaaagagaaagagatgagAGAAAGAACACACAAGCAGATTTACGTGGTTCACCTTGAGTAAGGCTACATCCACGGGAGGGAAAAATAGAAAGCTTTTATTATGGTTGCATTATACAAGTGGAAGCTTATCCTCTATGTAAAATACATGGCATCCTTGCCTTATATAAACAGAggacaaaatagaaaaataacaaaataaacttCCATATGGATTTTGGTCACAGCCCAACAATTCACCACCTTGAACCAACATCCATATAAAACACAAGCTGCACCCTCCAAACACACATGATTTTAACCCCAACAATCTACATTGAGCAAGCTTAAGCAGTGATCAAACTTGCTCTTTGGAACTGGCTTTGTGAACATATCAGCAGGATTGTGCAGAGTGCTGATCTTATGAACTTTGATTCTTCTCTCTGACCGAATGAAGTGATATCTAacatctatatgcttggttctatcaTGATGAACCTGATCCTTGGCCAAGCATATAGCACTAAGGCTATCACAATAGATGTTAGCATATTCTTGATTAATTCCGAGATCATTTATCAAACCTCTCTGCCAAATTCCTTCCTTTGCAGCTTCAGTAAAAGCCATATATTCAACCTCAGTAGTTGAGAGGGAAACAGAAGGTTGAAGTGTTGCCTTCCAACTCACCAAGCAGCCACCAAGGGTGTAAGCATACCCTGTTAATGACCTTTTCTTGACAAGATCAGCAGCAAAATCTGCATCAGAATAGCCAGTGAGGCAGCAATCTGGGTGAGATCCATAGATCAAACCTACATCTGAAGTCCCTTTAAGATATCTGAAAATTTCTTCACAGCCTTCCAATGTTCCTTCTGAGGTTGGTTTAAGAACCTATTAACCATGCTAACAGCATAAGCAAGGTCAGGTCTGGTGCAGACCATGGCATACATGAGACTGTCAATAGCACTTGAGTATGGAACCTTTGACATATAGTCCTGATCAGCCTGAGCTTGAACCTTTATCATAGCTAACAACTTCTCTTTTTCTGAAAGGGGAGTACTAATAGGTTTAGAATCATTCATTCCAAACCTCACAAGTATCTTCTAAATGTAATCCTTTTGAGACAAAAATAGCCTTTTCTGAGTTCTGTCCCTATAGATCTCCATTCCTAAGATTTTCTTTGCAGCCCCTagatctttcatatcaaattcacCACTCAAGAGGATCTTCAGATTTTGTATATCACACATGCTTTTTGCTGCAATaagcatgtcatctacatagagtaGAAGATAGATCATTGATCCATCCTCCACCTTGTTGTGATAAACACAGCAATCATAGAGACTTCTCTTGAATCCTTGGCTGGTGATAAAGTTGTCAAACCTCATGTACCATTGCCTTGGAgattgtttcaaaccatacaagGACCTCTGCAGTTGACAAACATacctttcttttccttgaaCTTCAAATCCTTCAGGCTGTTTCATTAGAAtatttttcttccaatcttCCATGGAGAAAAACAGTCTTGACATCAAGTTGTTCAAGTTCCAGATCTTGGTTTGCCACAATAGCAAGCAAAACCCTGATAGATGTATGTCTGACCACAGGTGAAAAGATTTCGTTGAAATCTACTCCTTCTTTCTGGCTGAATCCCTTGGCAACTAACCTAGCCTTGTATCTTATCCCTTCCTTTTCTGAAAGACCAGGTTTCCTCTTGAATATCCACTTGCAACCTACCACATGTCTTCCTTTAGGTAGTTCAACAAGTTTCCAGGTTTGATTATTATATAAAGATTCCATTTCCTCTTTCATAGCTAACAACCAATTTTCAGCTTCAGGATGATTGATATCTTCTTGGTAAGTGTCTGGTTCATTTGAATCTATTTCTTCAGCTGCATGTAATGCATAGGCAGCCATGTCttcaaaaccatatctttcaagAGGTTTATTGACCCTTTTTGGTCTCTGATTGATTCCAGAATTGAGCTGTGGAGGATCAAGTTCACCAGCTAAATGAGACTCATTTGCACTAAAATCTTCTAATTTCTCACCTTCTTGAAGAACCACAGGAGATGTTTCGGAATGACCCCATTTTTCTGAGTCTTTGGCTGTAGATTCTACATCCTTTTTCTTGAGGAGAGTGGCATATTTGTGTTCCAGCAATTGGAACCTCAAGCTTGGGATGAAACAGGTGTGATTCATCAAAAATTACATCTCTGCTGAGAAGAACTTTCCTTTCAGATGGTGACCAGATCCTATAGCCTTTCACCCCATCACCATAACCCATGAACAGACTCTTTCTTGATCTAGGtaccagctttccttcattgacaTGATAATAGGCATTGCAGCCAAATACTCTTAGGTTTGAGTAGTTTGCTGTTTTGCCATTCCAGATTTCAATAGGAGTTTTAAGTCCTATAGCAGTAGAGGGTGTTCTATTGATTAGAAAGCAAGCTGTATTGATAGCTTCTCCCCAAAAACTTTTGTTGAGACCAGCATTGGACAATAGACATCTTGTTCTTTCCAGGAGTGCTCTGTTCATTCTTTCAGCAACTCTATTTTGCTGAGGAGTGTTTCTAACAGTAAGTTGTCTAGCAATCCCTTCATCTCTGCAGAATTTGTTAAATTTCGTTGAGCAAAACTCCAAGCCATTATCAGTTCTGAGTCTTTTAACTTTCCTTTCAGTTTGTTTTTCAATCAGTGCCTTCCATTCTTTGAAGCATTTGAAAGCTTGACTCTTCTGACTCATGATGTAGATCCATGTCATTCTTGAGTAGTCATCAATTATGGACAGAAAATACCTTCCACCACTTAGAGAAGGTACTCTTGCAGGCCCCCAACAGTCAGCATGAATGTAATCAAAAGTTCCTTTGCTGGTGTGAATTGCTTTAGGAAATTTAATCTTATGTTGCTTGTCGAAAACACAATGCTTAGAAAATTCAAGTTCATCCAGTTTCTGATTTCCCAACAGCTGCTGCTTTTGAAGTATCATCATACCTTTTTCACTCATATGTCCTAGCCTCATGTGCCACAATTGAGTTAAGTCAGGTATGCTCTTATTGGATCTTGATGCAATAGCTACTAGACCATCCTCAACACATGTTGTACCTTGAAGTATATAGAGATTACCCCTCTTTATACCCTTTATCACCAACGTAGAGCCTTTCTAAATTTTCATGACCCCATTTTCACTGCTACATTTGAACCCTTTTCCATCCATAATACCTATGGAGATTAGATTCTTCTTCAGCTCTGGAACATGCCTAACTTCAGTGAGTATTTGGATAATTCCATCATgcatcttgatttttattgtgcCAATTCCAACTGTCTTGCATGAGACATCATTTCCCATGAAGAAATTTCCACCCGATTTCTCTTCATAGGTGTCAAACCAGGTTTTGTTAGGACACATATGAAAGGAAGAGCTAGAGTCTAATATCCACTTATTTTTCAGAATGTTGGTAATGATCAGCAGCTGAGAGAACAAGCTCATCTTCAGATGTGGAACCTTCCTTGGCAACAGCAGCAGATGGTTTGCCCTTTTCATGGGACAATCTTTCTTCCAATAACCTGGCTCCTTGCAGTAGTTACAAATATCCTTTGGATTGACAtgagtcttcttct
Protein-coding sequences here:
- the LOC102660873 gene encoding LOW QUALITY PROTEIN: rust resistance kinase Lr10 (The sequence of the model RefSeq protein was modified relative to this genomic sequence to represent the inferred CDS: inserted 2 bases in 1 codon; deleted 1 base in 1 codon; substituted 1 base at 1 genomic stop codon) encodes the protein MTEPPSVLPLQIMIILLLIKSGSSNNECGEWSCGSGQPPIRFPVKLIKGIKDECGYPGFCLYCTQKHETMLVLSSVKLQVSYINYENHEIVLNDPENCLPHKFLQINDSLIHPYKFDDEAKTSKLSFFNCSSVEHQHLRNYQQSLSDSQDMISCPIYVSDLHDSVLSLDLTSCTKMFDIVTPVSAYGMQRNSLDLRWSEANCSQCKAKGKKCLILLGFVVIAIFKIIYHFRQKEEDQARVKKFLEEYRTKKPARFTYADVKRITGGFKEKLGEGAHGVVLRGKFSIEILVAVKILNNTEGEGKEFINELEIMGKIHHINVVRLLGYCAKGIHRALVYNLFPNDSLQSIIFPPDDKQDFLGWEKLQNIALGIAKGIEYLHQVCNHPIIHFDINPHNVLLDDNFTLTISDFGLAKLCSKNPSLVSMTAARGTLGYIAPEVFSRNFGNXSYKSNIYSYRILLDMSSPQDFHVLYPDWMHDLVHRDVHIHVEDDGDVKIAXKLAIVGLWCIQWQPLNFPSIKSVIQIVVEVMKNKQE